In one Desulfoferula mesophila genomic region, the following are encoded:
- a CDS encoding electron transfer flavoprotein subunit beta/FixA family protein, whose product MKILVLVKNVPEVAEAELEIDQGALDLEDLEMVINEWDNYAVEEAVRITEATGGEVHLMTLGGEDDEDVLRRGLAMGAHGASQLCDEAFDGSDPATLARVFAAAVKDGGYDLILSGVQSADLGQASTGVLLAQELGLPHATMAIALELGAGEVVVTRELENNTSEKVALPLPAVVTVQSGINQPRYVSIMGIRKVRKMTIDMLEAGDLGLDEDAVGAAASIVASQSLALPPVGEGAQMLEGALDSVCDQAAAILREKGGLA is encoded by the coding sequence ATGAAAATATTGGTGCTGGTAAAGAACGTGCCCGAAGTGGCCGAGGCCGAGCTGGAGATAGACCAGGGGGCCTTGGACTTGGAAGACCTGGAGATGGTCATCAACGAGTGGGACAACTACGCGGTGGAGGAAGCGGTGCGCATCACCGAGGCCACCGGCGGCGAGGTCCACCTGATGACTCTGGGCGGCGAGGACGACGAGGACGTGCTGCGGCGCGGTCTGGCCATGGGGGCCCACGGGGCCAGCCAGCTCTGCGACGAGGCCTTCGACGGCTCGGACCCGGCCACCCTGGCCCGCGTCTTCGCGGCGGCGGTCAAGGACGGCGGCTACGACCTGATCCTCAGCGGGGTGCAGAGCGCCGATCTGGGCCAGGCCTCCACCGGGGTGCTCCTGGCCCAGGAGCTGGGCCTGCCCCACGCCACCATGGCCATCGCCCTGGAACTGGGCGCCGGAGAGGTGGTGGTGACCCGGGAGCTGGAAAACAACACCAGCGAAAAGGTGGCCCTGCCCCTGCCCGCCGTGGTGACGGTGCAGTCGGGCATCAACCAGCCCCGCTACGTCTCCATCATGGGCATCCGCAAGGTGCGCAAGATGACCATCGACATGCTCGAGGCCGGAGACCTGGGCCTGGACGAGGACGCAGTGGGCGCGGCCGCTTCCATCGTGGCCTCGCAGTCCCTGGCCCTGCCCCCGGTGGGCGAGGGAGCCCAGATGCTGGAGGGCGCTCTGGACAGCGTGTGCGACCAGGCGGCGGCTATTCTGCGGGAGAAGGGAGGCCTGGCATGA
- a CDS encoding electron transfer flavoprotein subunit alpha/FixB family protein, with translation MSGVLVIAEHRQGVLREATLECLGAALALAPMIGGEVTTLLLADDPSALAGEITGRTQGLKLYAHPELAAFNPELYAPVIMDAISALQPSLVLMPHSSQGMDLAPALAGRLGLPLVTDCTGLAWQDGALTVRRAVYGGKAMQELALKPADTVVATLQAGAYQAPAAGAVDTAAESTTLTELAPRHARRFLEYLAGAVEDVDIAAADILVSVGRGIGGPDNIPQAQALADALGATLSCSRPVADAGWLPKSRQVGTSGKTVRPKIYLALGISGAFQHQAGMKNSGTIIAVNSDARAPIFQVAHYGIVADLFEVLPKLAERFGG, from the coding sequence ATGAGCGGCGTGCTGGTTATAGCCGAACACCGCCAGGGAGTCCTGCGCGAGGCCACCCTGGAATGCCTGGGCGCGGCCCTGGCCCTGGCTCCCATGATTGGCGGCGAGGTCACTACCTTGCTCTTGGCCGACGATCCCTCGGCCCTGGCCGGCGAGATCACCGGTCGCACCCAGGGGCTCAAGCTCTACGCCCATCCCGAGCTGGCGGCCTTCAACCCCGAGCTGTACGCGCCGGTGATCATGGACGCCATCAGCGCCCTGCAGCCCTCCCTGGTGCTCATGCCCCACTCCAGCCAGGGCATGGACCTGGCTCCGGCCCTGGCCGGACGCCTGGGCCTGCCCCTGGTGACCGACTGCACCGGCCTGGCCTGGCAAGACGGCGCGCTGACCGTGAGGCGCGCGGTATACGGCGGCAAGGCCATGCAGGAGCTGGCCCTCAAGCCGGCGGACACGGTGGTGGCCACCTTGCAGGCCGGGGCCTACCAAGCCCCCGCCGCGGGCGCGGTGGATACCGCCGCCGAGAGCACCACCCTCACCGAGCTGGCCCCCCGGCACGCCCGGCGCTTCCTGGAGTACCTGGCCGGGGCGGTGGAGGACGTGGACATCGCGGCGGCCGACATCCTGGTCTCGGTGGGCCGGGGCATCGGCGGACCGGACAACATCCCCCAGGCCCAGGCCCTGGCCGACGCCCTGGGGGCCACCTTGTCCTGCTCGCGCCCGGTGGCCGACGCGGGCTGGCTGCCCAAGAGCCGCCAGGTGGGCACCAGCGGCAAGACGGTGCGCCCCAAGATCTACCTGGCCCTGGGCATCAGCGGGGCCTTCCAACACCAGGCGGGCATGAAAAACAGCGGCACCATCATCGCGGTCAACTCCGACGCCCGGGCCCCCATCTTCCAGGTGGCCCATTACGGCATCGTGGCCGACCTGTTCGAGGTGTTGCCCAAGCTGGCCGAGCGATTCGGGGGATAG
- a CDS encoding acyl-CoA dehydrogenase family protein, with translation MDFTLSKEQRDIVRAAREFAQGEFTNRALEFDRGETFDLEIWRTACELGFVGTFLAEEYGGAGLGFLEHSLITEEFWAVDPGCGQSVLAVTFGAELLQLFGNEEQKQMVLPELVEGKAIMCSCITEPEAGSDPSRAATSAVRDGDGWRINGSKMFITNGTIAKYSLIFAATDPDNPDRHARHSFFLTPTDVPGFQATKLKGKLGIRASDTAEVALSNLWVPDEALVGELGHGFQYLMAFFNRTRLHICAQAVGLARGCLDESVKHLKGRVQFGQALAKFQANQFKVAEMATRIRASRNLYWEAAWNVDRGKVDHGLIAMAKWFSARTAVEASDEALQIHGGYGYFDEYKVQRLYRDAKILELYEGTKEVEKIIVAGTLLG, from the coding sequence ATGGATTTTACGTTGAGCAAGGAACAGCGGGACATAGTGCGGGCGGCGCGGGAGTTCGCCCAGGGCGAGTTCACCAACCGGGCCCTGGAGTTCGACCGCGGGGAAACCTTTGACCTGGAGATATGGCGCACCGCCTGCGAGCTGGGCTTCGTGGGCACCTTCCTGGCCGAGGAATACGGCGGGGCGGGCCTGGGCTTTTTAGAGCACAGCCTGATCACCGAGGAGTTCTGGGCGGTGGACCCCGGCTGCGGCCAAAGTGTGCTGGCGGTCACCTTCGGGGCCGAGCTGTTGCAGCTTTTCGGCAACGAGGAGCAGAAGCAGATGGTGCTGCCCGAGCTGGTGGAGGGCAAGGCCATCATGTGCTCGTGCATCACCGAGCCCGAGGCGGGCAGCGACCCCAGCCGGGCGGCCACCAGCGCGGTGCGCGACGGCGACGGCTGGCGCATCAACGGCTCCAAGATGTTCATCACCAACGGCACCATCGCCAAGTACTCGCTGATCTTCGCGGCCACCGACCCGGACAACCCGGACCGTCACGCCAGGCACAGCTTTTTCCTCACTCCCACCGACGTCCCCGGCTTCCAAGCCACCAAGCTAAAGGGCAAGCTGGGCATCCGGGCCTCGGACACCGCCGAGGTGGCCCTGAGCAACCTCTGGGTGCCGGACGAGGCCCTGGTGGGCGAGCTGGGCCACGGCTTCCAATACCTCATGGCCTTTTTCAACCGCACCCGCCTGCACATCTGCGCCCAGGCGGTGGGCCTGGCCCGGGGCTGCCTGGATGAGAGCGTCAAGCACCTCAAGGGCCGAGTGCAGTTCGGTCAGGCCCTGGCCAAGTTCCAGGCCAACCAGTTCAAGGTGGCGGAAATGGCCACCCGCATCCGCGCCTCGCGCAACCTCTACTGGGAAGCGGCCTGGAACGTGGACCGGGGCAAGGTGGACCACGGCCTCATCGCCATGGCCAAGTGGTTCAGCGCCCGCACCGCCGTGGAGGCGTCCGACGAGGCCCTGCAGATCCACGGCGGCTACGGCTATTTTGACGAATACAAGGTGCAGCGCCTCTATCGCGACGCCAAGATCCTGGAGCTGTACGAGGGTACCAAGGAGGTGGAGAAGATAATCGTGGCCGGCACCCTTCTGGGATAG
- a CDS encoding histidine phosphatase family protein encodes MIYLLRHGEITQSSPRRFVGRRDLPLTERGRTQAAQWGERLRGTVFQAVYTSPLSRCRESARLAAPGREIAVEPGWIEISLGAWEGLSVDEVRERFPGEYEARGQDLAGHRPQDGESFADVAERVTPLLEALAQGPEPVLVVAHSGVIRAGLCGLLGLPLDNLLRLDLDYAGMCLVEQGRQGWRLHGFNLRPEGF; translated from the coding sequence ATGATCTATCTGCTACGCCACGGCGAGATTACCCAGAGCAGCCCCCGCCGCTTTGTGGGCCGCCGAGATTTGCCCCTTACAGAGCGGGGCCGCACCCAGGCCGCCCAGTGGGGCGAACGCCTGCGGGGGACTGTCTTTCAGGCGGTGTACACCAGCCCCTTGTCCCGTTGCCGGGAGAGCGCCCGCCTGGCCGCGCCGGGCCGGGAAATCGCGGTGGAGCCGGGTTGGATCGAAATCTCCCTGGGCGCCTGGGAAGGTCTGAGCGTGGACGAGGTGCGCGAGCGCTTCCCCGGCGAGTATGAGGCGCGGGGGCAAGACCTGGCCGGGCATCGTCCCCAGGACGGCGAGAGCTTTGCCGACGTGGCCGAGCGGGTCACGCCCCTGCTGGAGGCCTTGGCTCAGGGGCCGGAGCCGGTGTTGGTGGTGGCCCACTCCGGGGTGATCCGGGCCGGGCTGTGTGGTCTGTTGGGCCTCCCCTTGGACAACCTGTTGCGCCTGGATTTGGACTACGCCGGGATGTGCCTGGTGGAGCAAGGACGGCAGGGTTGGCGCCTGCACGGCTTCAACCTGCGGCCGGAGGGGTTCTAG
- a CDS encoding DVU_1551 family NTP transferase has product MQSPSPDNQSPAAVVLAAGLSSRMGKFKPLLLLGGQSVLARVVGLLRQGGAAPVLVVLGHRAAELEPVVRSLGAVPVINPDYEQGMFSSLRTGLAALPPDCPAFFLLPVDIPLVRTHTLTRLRAAWEQGLGPVLHPTFQGQWGHPPLIAAELAPAIMAYDGTGGLRGFWESRPELAREVPVADRFVLRDQDHPQDYEELTAALDGYQIPDQDECLALLEEVLELGPELVAHCRLVGRMAQALARAAQTKGAALNPRLALAGGLLHDVAKGQPDHPAAGAALLREMGFATVAPLAARHADIELTPGAPLSEAELVHLADKLVKDERRVSLSRRFGITQERKGRTPEARAAIQRRWDLARRIAERVEAVLGESLEACLSREGLGREDEAT; this is encoded by the coding sequence ATGCAATCTCCTAGCCCCGACAACCAGAGCCCGGCCGCCGTGGTGCTGGCCGCCGGCTTGTCCTCGCGCATGGGCAAGTTCAAGCCCCTGCTGCTTCTGGGTGGCCAGAGCGTTCTGGCCCGGGTGGTGGGCTTGCTGCGCCAGGGCGGGGCCGCTCCGGTGCTGGTGGTGCTGGGCCACCGGGCCGCCGAGTTGGAGCCTGTGGTGCGTTCCCTGGGGGCAGTGCCGGTCATTAACCCCGACTACGAGCAAGGCATGTTCAGCTCCCTCAGGACCGGGCTGGCCGCCCTGCCGCCGGATTGCCCGGCCTTTTTCCTGCTGCCCGTGGACATTCCCCTGGTGCGCACCCATACTCTGACCCGTTTGCGCGCGGCCTGGGAACAGGGCCTGGGGCCGGTCTTGCATCCCACCTTCCAGGGCCAGTGGGGCCACCCTCCCCTCATCGCCGCCGAACTGGCCCCGGCCATCATGGCCTACGACGGGACGGGCGGCCTACGCGGCTTTTGGGAGTCCCGCCCGGAGCTGGCCCGCGAGGTGCCGGTGGCCGACCGCTTCGTCCTGCGCGACCAGGATCACCCCCAGGATTACGAGGAACTGACGGCCGCGCTGGACGGGTATCAAATCCCTGACCAGGACGAGTGCCTGGCCCTGCTGGAGGAAGTGCTGGAATTGGGCCCTGAGCTGGTGGCCCATTGCCGCCTGGTGGGGCGGATGGCCCAGGCCCTGGCCCGGGCCGCCCAAACCAAGGGCGCGGCGCTGAACCCGCGCCTGGCCCTGGCCGGGGGCCTACTGCACGACGTGGCCAAGGGCCAACCCGACCACCCCGCCGCCGGGGCGGCCCTGCTGCGGGAGATGGGTTTCGCCACGGTAGCTCCCCTGGCCGCCCGGCACGCGGACATCGAGCTCACCCCCGGCGCACCGCTCAGCGAGGCCGAGCTGGTGCACTTGGCCGACAAGCTGGTCAAGGACGAGCGCCGGGTGAGTCTGAGCCGCCGTTTCGGCATTACCCAGGAGCGCAAGGGACGCACCCCCGAGGCGCGGGCGGCCATCCAACGGCGTTGGGACCTGGCCCGCCGCATCGCCGAGCGGGTGGAGGCGGTGCTGGGCGAAAGCCTGGAGGCATGCCTGAGCCGGGAAGGCCTGGGCCGGGAGGACGAAGCGACATGA
- the trxC gene encoding thioredoxin TrxC: MSSNIHIVCPQCAATNRVPAERLGQAPTCGRCKSALLTGQPVEANAALFGKLMSSEDLPVVVDFWASWCGPCKMMAPAFAQAASQMHPKVRFIKVSTEQEQALASQYGISSIPTMVMFKGGREVARTSGAMPAAGIVQWVQGQL; the protein is encoded by the coding sequence ATGTCCAGCAATATTCACATCGTGTGCCCCCAATGCGCCGCCACCAACCGGGTGCCCGCTGAGCGCCTGGGACAAGCCCCGACCTGCGGCCGATGCAAGTCCGCCTTGCTCACCGGCCAGCCGGTGGAGGCCAACGCCGCCCTGTTCGGCAAGCTGATGTCCTCCGAAGACCTGCCGGTGGTGGTGGATTTTTGGGCCTCCTGGTGCGGTCCCTGCAAGATGATGGCCCCGGCCTTTGCCCAGGCCGCCAGTCAGATGCACCCCAAGGTGCGCTTCATCAAGGTGAGCACCGAGCAGGAGCAGGCCCTGGCTTCGCAATACGGCATCTCCTCCATACCCACCATGGTCATGTTCAAGGGTGGGCGCGAAGTGGCCCGCACCTCCGGGGCCATGCCCGCGGCGGGCATCGTCCAATGGGTGCAGGGTCAGCTATGA
- a CDS encoding SpoIIE family protein phosphatase, translating into MAMGTDAGQNNRPRSTLLRFLLLFLPVALVLLLTIYVFYRLETDNEKRLLQLEQRHQVQLEKEALAGILDEVVVEARVQAQHEILESLHGPPGPRQLNSLARELSKVLKTTNAYQRILYIDRNGEVLLRLARQDGGSQAVREKAHGTPPAMLWERLSRELPPDKVYLAALDRQDDNAAVIRVAAPVTNDLGEREGLLVMDYRASRALRKMAGLYFSRGLVLLLDRQGHILLGGRSQGSPQIEARGADDTFAALWPLVWDQISKSDQGRLFTKAGLFTWETLAPPARVFNADETRMRIVSLVPEALVDAAIGIYLVQLTQLLIVVLLVAGMICWLLARAQVRHRLAQEALAASEQRLQDIMTFSPALIYIKDHDGRYQFINRRFEQLLGIKQQRALGQSDQELFSPQNAQTLRRHDQQALTGKGPLRVEEQLLLEDGVHSYLTSKFPLRDPLGRVYGICGIYTDITELKSAQAELNQAKEAAEGVNRELLEKQERLDEDLQAAAGIQRALLPYNLPHLPQVELAWKFAPSEFIGGDLFHAQPLGPDRLCLYMLDISGHGVPASLMTVSVHETLDPASGHVATRDGGGVLRALPPGKVLRTLDQEYPLERFGKSFSIAYLLLGLADGELVYSNAGHPLPILLRAGGELEELRAGGTLIGLDGAVPFEEGRATMRVGDRLILYTDGVVEYRDPRGRMFGVERLHRHLIQGAQLPVREHIETLWQELMAFGHNRPLDDDASIMELEFRGNGPAS; encoded by the coding sequence ATGGCCATGGGAACCGATGCGGGCCAGAACAACCGGCCGAGGTCCACCCTGCTTCGCTTTCTGCTGCTCTTCCTTCCGGTCGCCCTAGTTCTGCTCCTGACCATCTACGTTTTCTACCGTTTGGAAACCGACAACGAAAAGCGCCTGCTGCAGCTGGAGCAGCGCCACCAGGTACAGTTGGAAAAAGAGGCCCTGGCCGGCATCCTGGATGAGGTGGTGGTGGAAGCGCGGGTGCAGGCGCAGCATGAGATTTTGGAAAGCTTGCACGGGCCGCCCGGCCCCCGCCAGCTGAACAGCCTGGCGCGCGAATTGAGCAAGGTCCTCAAGACCACCAACGCTTATCAGCGAATTTTGTATATTGATCGCAATGGCGAAGTCCTCCTGCGGCTTGCCCGCCAGGACGGCGGCTCCCAGGCGGTGCGCGAAAAAGCGCATGGAACTCCGCCCGCCATGTTGTGGGAGCGCCTGTCGCGTGAGTTGCCGCCGGACAAGGTCTACCTGGCCGCCCTGGACCGACAGGACGACAACGCCGCGGTGATCCGGGTGGCCGCTCCGGTGACCAACGATCTGGGCGAGCGCGAGGGCCTACTGGTCATGGATTACCGCGCCTCCCGGGCCCTGCGAAAAATGGCCGGCTTGTATTTCAGCCGCGGCTTGGTGCTTCTCCTGGATCGCCAGGGGCACATCCTGCTGGGGGGACGTTCCCAGGGCTCCCCCCAGATCGAGGCCCGGGGAGCCGACGACACCTTTGCCGCGCTGTGGCCGTTGGTGTGGGATCAAATTAGCAAGAGTGACCAGGGGCGGTTGTTCACCAAGGCCGGTTTGTTCACTTGGGAGACGCTTGCCCCTCCCGCGCGCGTTTTTAACGCCGACGAAACCCGCATGAGGATCGTTTCCCTGGTGCCGGAAGCGCTGGTGGACGCGGCCATCGGCATATACCTGGTCCAGCTGACCCAGCTGTTGATCGTGGTGCTCTTGGTGGCCGGGATGATCTGCTGGCTGCTGGCCCGGGCCCAGGTGCGCCACCGCCTGGCCCAGGAAGCCCTGGCCGCCAGCGAACAAAGGCTCCAGGACATCATGACCTTTTCGCCGGCCTTGATTTACATCAAGGATCACGACGGGCGCTACCAGTTCATCAACCGCCGCTTTGAGCAGCTCCTGGGCATCAAGCAACAGCGGGCCTTGGGCCAAAGCGACCAGGAACTGTTTTCTCCCCAAAACGCCCAGACCCTGCGGCGCCACGATCAACAGGCCCTCACGGGCAAGGGGCCCCTGCGCGTCGAGGAGCAGCTGCTCCTGGAAGACGGGGTGCACAGCTACCTGACCTCCAAGTTCCCCCTGCGCGATCCCCTGGGCCGCGTCTACGGGATATGCGGCATTTATACCGACATCACTGAGCTAAAAAGCGCCCAGGCGGAGCTGAATCAGGCCAAGGAGGCGGCCGAGGGGGTCAACCGGGAGCTGTTGGAAAAGCAGGAGCGCCTGGACGAGGACCTGCAGGCCGCCGCCGGCATCCAGCGCGCCCTTTTGCCCTACAACCTGCCCCACCTGCCCCAAGTGGAGCTGGCCTGGAAGTTCGCGCCCAGCGAGTTCATCGGCGGCGACCTTTTCCACGCCCAGCCCCTGGGGCCGGACCGGCTGTGCCTGTACATGCTCGATATCAGCGGCCACGGGGTTCCCGCTTCCCTGATGACCGTGTCGGTGCACGAGACCCTGGATCCGGCCAGCGGCCATGTGGCCACGCGGGATGGGGGCGGGGTGCTGCGGGCGCTGCCCCCGGGAAAAGTCCTGCGCACCCTGGACCAAGAATATCCCCTGGAGCGCTTTGGCAAGAGTTTCAGCATCGCCTATCTGTTGCTGGGGCTGGCCGACGGAGAGTTGGTGTACTCCAACGCCGGGCACCCCCTGCCCATACTGCTAAGGGCCGGGGGCGAGTTGGAAGAGCTCCGCGCCGGGGGCACCTTGATCGGGTTGGACGGCGCGGTGCCCTTTGAGGAGGGACGCGCCACCATGCGCGTCGGCGACCGGCTGATCCTCTACACCGACGGGGTGGTGGAATACCGCGACCCCAGGGGCCGGATGTTCGGCGTGGAGCGCCTGCACCGCCACCTCATCCAGGGCGCCCAACTGCCGGTGCGCGAGCACATCGAAACGCTCTGGCAAGAGCTCATGGCCTTCGGCCACAACCGCCCCCTGGACGACGACGCCAGCATCATGGAGCTGGAGTTTCGGGGGAACGGGCCGGCCTCATAG
- a CDS encoding STAS domain-containing protein — protein sequence MDVVEKTLGNVLVVTLEGNCLDASTATPLKKRLHQYADKGCAKLVLDLVNVEFMDSSGLTVIISMLKALKAQGGHLVLSGVSEELTSLFQLTRLDKVFKIYPNAGQAARALDA from the coding sequence ATGGACGTTGTGGAAAAGACCTTAGGTAACGTATTGGTGGTGACCTTGGAGGGCAATTGCCTGGATGCCTCCACGGCCACGCCGTTGAAAAAGCGCCTGCATCAATATGCGGACAAGGGGTGCGCCAAGCTGGTGCTGGATCTGGTCAACGTGGAGTTCATGGACTCCAGCGGACTCACGGTGATCATCTCCATGCTCAAGGCCCTTAAGGCGCAAGGGGGGCACCTGGTGCTCAGCGGGGTCAGCGAGGAGCTGACCTCTCTATTCCAGCTCACCCGTTTGGACAAGGTCTTCAAAATATACCCCAACGCCGGGCAGGCGGCGCGGGCCCTGGACGCATAG
- a CDS encoding c-type cytochrome → MQAGWLQLRVALFLVLALSAGVAYAHQGAGGKSEAAAAQPAPSPRLVAQGQALFQKYCATCHAPRDGKRDEAPSLAGLYQRKLTPAMKHPVNDANIGGHIKQGGPVMPPFPWLGKEEIAALLAYLKTL, encoded by the coding sequence ATGCAGGCGGGTTGGCTTCAGCTACGAGTGGCCCTGTTTTTGGTTTTGGCCCTCAGCGCGGGCGTAGCCTATGCCCACCAGGGGGCCGGAGGCAAGTCGGAGGCCGCCGCGGCGCAACCGGCGCCTTCGCCTCGGCTGGTGGCCCAGGGGCAGGCGCTGTTCCAAAAATATTGCGCCACCTGCCACGCTCCCCGGGACGGCAAGCGCGACGAGGCTCCCAGCCTCGCCGGCCTTTACCAGCGCAAGCTGACCCCGGCCATGAAACATCCGGTGAACGACGCCAACATCGGGGGCCACATAAAACAGGGCGGACCGGTCATGCCTCCCTTCCCCTGGTTGGGCAAGGAGGAGATCGCCGCCCTGTTGGCTTATCTGAAGACCCTTTAG
- the gap gene encoding type I glyceraldehyde-3-phosphate dehydrogenase, translating into MVRIGINGFGRIGRQVLKAVLERHPDQLQVVAINDLFDSETNAHLFKFDTNYGRWPGEVEAKEKAIVIDGQEVACFALRDPAQIPWDELGVDLVVEGTGLFRTGPQAEAHLEAGAKRVIITAPGKEIDLTVVMGVNDEEYDPQKHYIVSNASCTTNCLAPPAKVLHQAFGIIKGLMTTVHSYTNDQRILDLPHKDLRRARAAALNMIPTSTGAARALGLVIPELAGRFDGCSVRVPTPTVSLVDFTAVLAKPTDTDGLRQALGEAAEGPLKGIMAVDHGHLVSMDLKGDPHSSVVDMEFTQVLDGDLAKVLAWYDNEWGYSCRVSDLAAYMASKGV; encoded by the coding sequence ATGGTGCGCATAGGCATTAACGGCTTCGGCCGCATAGGACGCCAGGTTCTCAAAGCGGTTTTGGAGCGCCACCCCGATCAACTCCAGGTGGTGGCGATCAACGACTTGTTCGATTCCGAAACCAACGCCCATCTGTTCAAGTTCGACACCAACTACGGCCGCTGGCCCGGAGAAGTCGAGGCCAAGGAAAAGGCCATAGTAATCGACGGGCAGGAGGTGGCCTGCTTCGCCTTGCGCGATCCGGCCCAGATCCCCTGGGACGAGCTGGGGGTGGATTTGGTGGTGGAGGGCACCGGCCTGTTCCGCACCGGTCCCCAGGCCGAGGCCCACCTGGAGGCCGGGGCCAAGCGGGTCATCATCACCGCTCCGGGCAAGGAAATCGACCTGACCGTGGTGATGGGGGTCAACGACGAGGAGTACGATCCCCAGAAGCACTACATCGTGTCCAACGCCTCCTGCACCACCAACTGCCTGGCCCCGCCGGCCAAGGTGCTGCACCAGGCCTTCGGCATAATCAAGGGCCTGATGACCACGGTGCACTCCTACACCAACGACCAGCGCATTCTGGACCTGCCCCACAAGGACCTTAGGCGGGCCAGGGCGGCGGCGCTGAACATGATCCCCACCTCTACCGGGGCGGCGCGGGCCCTGGGCCTGGTCATCCCCGAGCTGGCCGGGCGCTTCGACGGCTGCTCGGTGCGGGTGCCCACCCCCACGGTGAGCCTGGTGGACTTCACCGCCGTGTTGGCCAAGCCCACCGACACCGACGGCCTGCGCCAGGCCCTTGGCGAGGCGGCCGAGGGGCCCCTCAAGGGCATCATGGCCGTGGACCACGGGCACCTGGTCTCCATGGACCTCAAGGGCGACCCCCACTCCTCGGTGGTGGATATGGAGTTCACCCAGGTGCTGGACGGAGATTTGGCCAAGGTGCTGGCCTGGTACGACAACGAGTGGGGCTATTCCTGCCGGGTATCGGACCTGGCCGCCTACATGGCCTCCAAGGGAGTCTAG
- a CDS encoding GAF domain-containing protein, with the protein MADKEKNYFEALYQVAKVVNSSLDPSQVLDEIVTSVSQAIGAKASAIRLLDPRRKELVMGAAHGLSEGYLRKGKVLVDKSGLDKEALKGGPVCILDAQNDPGFQYGDRAKNEGIKSICVVPLKVGKRAIGVLRVYSDAERQWSEGEERFLEAAANLSAIALDNARLHRALKTDYNLLVAHEYRLDDN; encoded by the coding sequence ATGGCCGACAAGGAAAAGAACTATTTCGAAGCCCTGTACCAGGTGGCCAAGGTGGTCAACTCATCCCTGGACCCCTCCCAGGTCTTGGATGAGATCGTCACCAGCGTAAGCCAGGCCATCGGGGCCAAGGCCAGCGCCATCCGCCTTTTGGACCCCAGGCGCAAGGAACTGGTCATGGGCGCCGCCCACGGCCTTTCCGAAGGGTATCTGCGCAAGGGCAAGGTCCTGGTGGACAAGAGCGGCCTGGACAAGGAGGCCCTCAAGGGCGGGCCGGTGTGCATTTTGGACGCCCAGAACGATCCCGGCTTCCAATATGGAGACCGGGCCAAGAACGAGGGCATCAAGTCCATCTGCGTGGTGCCCCTGAAGGTAGGCAAACGCGCCATCGGGGTGCTGAGGGTCTATTCGGACGCCGAACGCCAGTGGAGCGAGGGCGAGGAGCGTTTCCTGGAGGCGGCGGCCAACCTGAGCGCCATCGCCCTGGACAACGCCCGCCTGCATCGGGCTCTCAAGACCGATTACAACCTCCTGGTGGCTCACGAATACCGCCTGGACGACAACTAA